Proteins found in one Apostichopus japonicus isolate 1M-3 chromosome 16, ASM3797524v1, whole genome shotgun sequence genomic segment:
- the LOC139983347 gene encoding uncharacterized protein codes for MFGVYVFLYVLLSCYSAAEVIPSLRSARNVGTVARFPVSREALEAELRRLEGLDDICGDEVNLRVAEGLPRDSYDQSQYAEVTVTYQTITDRTLEAEMCNTLRDSVSTESRYMSIAMPFVSDKRHGLLSLAIFSNDDKTVMVPFDTNRNAVQRIDSIEENNDGTVTFRKGDDVMVLVMQHDAGCQSDALVEDDFNVVYGEHLTMTNYPAPFDWGCDILQSATSFCQVLADYRCQLNRVNGDVCTVSSNGASKRCSAKMSVQTMTGFFRNAAPFLADMTPTESFEAEWIDREHDVGLQFPCFTP; via the exons ATGTTTGGGGTATATGTTTTCCTGTATGTTCTCCTGAGTTGCTACAGTGCTGCGGAAGTTATTCCTAGCCTACGCTCAGCCAGGAATGTAGGCACCGTGGCAAGATTCCCCGTGAGCCGTGAGGCACTCGAAGCAGAACTTCGACGACTGGAAGGTCTCGATGATATCTGTGGTGACG AGGTTAACCTTCGAGTGGCTGAAGGCCTTCCTCGTGATTCGTATGACCAGTCTCAATACGCCGAAGTGACAGTTACCTACCAAACTATTACGGATCGCACCCTGGAGGCTGAGATGTGTAACACACTCAGAGATAGTGTCTCTACTGAGAGTCGTTACATGTCCATCGCGATGCCGTTTGTCTCTGATAAACGTCACGGGCTGTTGTCCCTCGCAATATTTTCGAATGACGACAAGACTGTCATGGTTCCTTTTGACACTAACCGAAACGCAGTCCAACGTATCGATTCGATCGAGGAAAATAATGACGGCACTGTAACATTTCGTAAAGGTGACGACGTAATGGTTTTGGTAATGCAACACGACGCTGGCTGTCAAAGTGACGCTTTGGTGGAGGATGACTTCAATGTTGTGTATGGTGAACATCTGACCATGACCAACTACCCAGCTCCATTTGACTGGGGATGTGACATCCTGCAGTCCGCGACAAGCTTTTGCCAAGTTTTAGCTGATTACCGCTGTCAACTGAATCGTGTCAATGGCGATGTCTGTACCGTGTCGTCAAACGGTGCGAGTAAAAGATGTTCCGCTAAAATGAGTGTTCAGACGATGACCGGTTTCTTCCGTAACGCGGCTCCGTTCCTTGCTGATATGACTCCGACGGAGAGCTTTGAGGCAGAATGGATTGATCGTGAACATGATGTCGGGCTGCAGTTCCCTTGCTTTACACCTTAA
- the LOC139983345 gene encoding CMP-N-acetylneuraminate-poly-alpha-2,8-sialyltransferase-like, producing MVAYAICINIIRLLVEYKMNRWLRKLCHGILPIFGVIAFALWIFLFSTSDRECYVFRSCDVLCDKSYKNCFEKDYTLVVFQTPLTGEEVFRQMDHCSNNFIEKFLLPHPSNSQPKILPCPISDFDPLYATLTRHKKCALVGNSGILLQSKCGRTIDSFDFVIRGNMAPVIEYESYVGTKTDMMLLNDVMINVLAEVLSRGPRDDREIEIMKTLKHFRNTILWYPKNTEKHISQLKSIVRGLKKNNFSIHIAYSLIDIYRNIKWKYNMWRYPSSGLYMLALAESICEEITLFGFYPFERDPFDKEIRSHYYDKSFTRYKSWAHNFETEHGILESRHSQGLLHLKYQC from the exons ATGGTAGCTTACGCGATATGTATTAACATAATACGGCTATTAGTTGAATACAAGATGAACAGGTGGTTAAGGAAACTCTGCCATGGAATACTCCCAATCTTTGGGGTTATCGCTTTTGCATTGTGGATTTTTCTATTCAGTACTTCGGACAGAGAATGTTATGTTTTTCGTTcatgtgatgttctatgtgACAA ATCttacaaaaattgttttgaaaaagacTATACATTAGTTGTATTTCAAACGCCTCTGACTGGTGAAGAGGTTTTCCGGCAAATGGACCACTGCAGCAACAATTTCATTGAAAAGTTTTTGCTGCCACATCCTTCAAACTCCCAACCAAAGATACTTCCATGCCCAATTTCTGACTTTGATCCTTTATATGCAACTTTAACGAGACATAAGAAATGTGCACTGGTAGGAAACAGTGGTATTCTATTGCAGAGCAAATGTGGAAGAACTATTGACTCCTTTGATTTTGTTATCAGAGGAAATATGGCACCCGTGATTGAATATGAGTCATACGTCGGGACCAAAACGGATATGATGCTGTTGAATGATGTTATGATCAACGTACTTGCTGAAGTGCTGTCACGGGGACCACGTGACGACAGAGAGatagaaatcatgaaaacattaaaacatttcagGAACACGATTCTATGGTATCCCAAAAATACCGAGAAGCACATATCGCAATTAAAAAGTATTGTCAGAGGATTGAAGAAGAACAACTTTAGTATTCATATTGCATACAGCTTGATAGATATTTACCGAAACATAAAATG GAAGTACAATATGTGGCGGTATCCGTCGTCGGGCCTCTACATGCTTGCATTAGCAGAATCAATTTGTGAGGAAATTACTCTTTTTGGGTTTTATCCTTTTGAAAGAGATCCATTTGATAAAGAGATACGGAGCCATTATTACGATAAAAGTTTCACCAGGTATAAATCATGGGCTCATAATTTCGAGACTGAACATGGAATTTTAGAGTCAAGACATTCTCAAGGTTTACtacatttgaaatatcaatgTTAG
- the LOC139983336 gene encoding uncharacterized protein isoform X3, with product MEGSEEFTILCLLEQIGSSHAVMETVKELCSKPIHLSHVDSKLLQRSTLQILAIASHNKVTVARLMLHEAIDSVDVSRNEIVLTSGLRLSSQTTLGQLWIEMIANNWTEQYLQDLFIYAASCEHLSSVASVVSFTSLISFKYTNWILGAHEWQPDDRRGT from the exons ATGGAAGGCAGCGAAGAATTTACAATTCTCTGTCTCCTGGAGCAGATTGGGAGCAGTCACGCTGTTATGGAAACTGTGAAAGAGCTCTGTTCTAAACCCATCCATTTATCACATGTAGACAGCAAACTGCTCCAGAGGTCAACGCTACAGATACTGGCTATAGCTTCTCACAATAAG GTTACAGTTGCACGTTTAATGCTGCATGAAGCCATAGACTCGGTGGATGTTTCTAGAAATGAAATTGTACTTACTTCCGGCCTTCGTCTATCATCTCAAACTACTCTTGGTCAACTCTGGATTGAGATGATTGCGAATAATTGGACAGAGCAATATTTGCAGGATCTATTTATTTATGCCGCCAGTTGTGAACACTTAAGCTCAGTTGC TTCTGTGGTATCCTTCACTAGTCTCATTTCGTTTAAATATACAAACTGGATTTTGGGAG CACACGAGTGGCAGCCAGATGACAGACGAGGAACTTGA
- the LOC139983336 gene encoding uncharacterized protein isoform X2 gives MEGSEEFTILCLLEQIGSSHAVMETVKELCSKPIHLSHVDSKLLQRSTLQILAIASHNKVTVARLMLHEAIDSVDVSRNEIVLTSGLRLSSQTTLGQLWIEMIANNWTEQYLQDLFIYAASCEHLSSVAFSFCLMPRRFSDVSSLSTLHEKKVQAHEWQPDDRRGT, from the exons ATGGAAGGCAGCGAAGAATTTACAATTCTCTGTCTCCTGGAGCAGATTGGGAGCAGTCACGCTGTTATGGAAACTGTGAAAGAGCTCTGTTCTAAACCCATCCATTTATCACATGTAGACAGCAAACTGCTCCAGAGGTCAACGCTACAGATACTGGCTATAGCTTCTCACAATAAG GTTACAGTTGCACGTTTAATGCTGCATGAAGCCATAGACTCGGTGGATGTTTCTAGAAATGAAATTGTACTTACTTCCGGCCTTCGTCTATCATCTCAAACTACTCTTGGTCAACTCTGGATTGAGATGATTGCGAATAATTGGACAGAGCAATATTTGCAGGATCTATTTATTTATGCCGCCAGTTGTGAACACTTAAGCTCAGTTGC ATTTTCATTCTGCTTAATGCCTCGTCGTTTTAGTGACGTTTCCAGTCTATCAACGCTTCATGAAAAGAAAGTGCAAG CACACGAGTGGCAGCCAGATGACAGACGAGGAACTTGA
- the LOC139983336 gene encoding uncharacterized protein isoform X1 produces MEGSEEFTILCLLEQIGSSHAVMETVKELCSKPIHLSHVDSKLLQRSTLQILAIASHNKVTVARLMLHEAIDSVDVSRNEIVLTSGLRLSSQTTLGQLWIEMIANNWTEQYLQDLFIYAASCEHLSSVAFSFCLMPRRFSDVSSLSTLHEKKVQVLWYPSLVSFRLNIQTGFWEHTSGSQMTDEELEREITMCKEMYPTL; encoded by the exons ATGGAAGGCAGCGAAGAATTTACAATTCTCTGTCTCCTGGAGCAGATTGGGAGCAGTCACGCTGTTATGGAAACTGTGAAAGAGCTCTGTTCTAAACCCATCCATTTATCACATGTAGACAGCAAACTGCTCCAGAGGTCAACGCTACAGATACTGGCTATAGCTTCTCACAATAAG GTTACAGTTGCACGTTTAATGCTGCATGAAGCCATAGACTCGGTGGATGTTTCTAGAAATGAAATTGTACTTACTTCCGGCCTTCGTCTATCATCTCAAACTACTCTTGGTCAACTCTGGATTGAGATGATTGCGAATAATTGGACAGAGCAATATTTGCAGGATCTATTTATTTATGCCGCCAGTTGTGAACACTTAAGCTCAGTTGC ATTTTCATTCTGCTTAATGCCTCGTCGTTTTAGTGACGTTTCCAGTCTATCAACGCTTCATGAAAAGAAAGTGCAAG TTCTGTGGTATCCTTCACTAGTCTCATTTCGTTTAAATATACAAACTGGATTTTGGGAG CACACGAGTGGCAGCCAGATGACAGACGAGGAACTTGAAAGGGAG atTACAATGTGCAAAGAGATGTATCCAACCTTATAA